From Candidatus Zixiibacteriota bacterium:
GACCGGCGATGGTTACCGCCTGGCGGAATCCGCCGGGCATACCATCATACCCCCTACCCCCGCTTTGGTTCCGATTATCACCGCCGGGGATATTCCCCGCCGCCTTCAGGGTCTTAGCCTTAACAATGCCGGGGTGAGACTTATCATCGACAGAAAAAAACAGCCCGCCCGAACCGGAGAGATTCTTTTCACCCATTACGGTCTCTCCGGCCCGCTGATCCTGTCGCTCAGCCGCAAAATCGTTATGGCTCTCCGGGACAAACAAAAAATTGAACTGGTAATCGATCTTTTTCCCGATCAAGACCAAAACAAACTCGAAACCAGCCTGCTTGACCTGATAACCCGTCATGGCAGACAGAAAATTTCCGGCCTGCTGAAAACCTTTCTTCCCCCCAAGATCATCCCTCTCGCCTGCGAGATCAACGGTCTTGCTCTCGACAAACCCGGACATCAACTGACCGCGACTGAACGCCGTCGGCTGGTCGTCTGGCTCAAGGGTATCTCCCTGGAGGTGGTAGACCACCGCGATTTCAATGAGGCTATTATTACCGCCGGAGGAATCGATACCGCTCAGATCGATCCTCGCACCATGCAGTCGCGTCTGGTCAGCGGTCTTTACTTTGCCGGGGAAGTGATGGATATCGATGCTGATACCGGAGGGTTTAATCTTCAGGCGGCTTTTTCCACCGGTTTTGTCGCCGGCTTCTCCGCCGCACGGGATGTTCTTCACTCCTGATTTATACTAAACTCATTTATATTATTCCCGCTCTCTACCTGTCATTCCCGAAAAAAGCCCGTCATTCCCGACCTGATCGGGAAGCCAAAGTCTCCAATATATCGTAACCAATCGATAGGCACTTAAGCAGTGTGGGCGTTCACGTACTTGTTCAACGATGATGCCGCTATCGGCGGAAAGATCACCAGCGGCAACAATCCCAGTGCAAAAACAACATTTATTAAAACGAGAATAACAACTCGTTCTTTCCCGCCCGATAGAAGCCATGCATCCACCCGATCTGGCCCGATTATCGACATGGCGTTTCTGACTTCAAAAATGACCGATCCCCAGGTTACACCTACCAATGCCAGGTCAATCCAGCATAGAAACCAGAAAAATTCCTCATTAATCTCAAAAGGACCATTGTTCGCCGTAACATCCCAACCCGTAACCAGTGAAAGAACTATAAAAAAAAGTAAAACCATCCCCAGGCTTCCGGTCATTACCCCTATAACCGTACTCCTCCGGGTTTTCGGGAGCTTTTGACCAACGATTTCCTGGTGCTTGCGTGCCCAGCACGCGAAGTAGAAGGACCAGAATACACCACCTGTCAATAAACCGAGTAGTGTGTATCCCAATGTCGGGATATTCAATGTGTTGCGTTCGGTGTTTTCCAAAGAAGAACCACTGCTTGAACCTGTTTCATTACTCATATAATCGACCCTCCTCGGCCATTGTATTTACCTGAGAAATAAACACTAATCCATTTGATTAGAACCACCGCCTGCAAAAGCAGAATTAATTAGTGTTATCAATCGGCTATGGCATGAAATATATCTAATTAAGAACGTCCTGAAAAGCAATTAATATTTATGCGGCAATCAAACCATGTGGCCCACTCAATAGATGGGTAAAGTAACATAAAAAGCAAAAAACCAGGCTTTTGACTTACCCCGATTTTTGTGTCGTATGCAATGTAAT
This genomic window contains:
- a CDS encoding NAD(P)/FAD-dependent oxidoreductase codes for the protein MDENTIIVIGAGPAGLMAAGQAAMCGAATMVLEKKSRPGRKLRLSGKGRCNITNRAPLSQFIAPFNSGGDFLRQAFARFFAPDLISFFHDLHLSTVTEPDGRVFPADNDARRVVDTLEGWVARAGARLITSVRVESLTIENHRITGVECRIDSPKNQPGHHRFYPAAAVIIATGGKSYPATGSTGDGYRLAESAGHTIIPPTPALVPIITAGDIPRRLQGLSLNNAGVRLIIDRKKQPARTGEILFTHYGLSGPLILSLSRKIVMALRDKQKIELVIDLFPDQDQNKLETSLLDLITRHGRQKISGLLKTFLPPKIIPLACEINGLALDKPGHQLTATERRRLVVWLKGISLEVVDHRDFNEAIITAGGIDTAQIDPRTMQSRLVSGLYFAGEVMDIDADTGGFNLQAAFSTGFVAGFSAARDVLHS